A stretch of the Photobacterium sp. CCB-ST2H9 genome encodes the following:
- a CDS encoding dihydrodipicolinate synthase family protein yields the protein MQLSGIIAYPITPFSHDGEKIQFDVLGQTLENLIDQDCDAIAPLGSTGESAYLSLDEWKQVAEYTVKTVNQRVPVMIGIGELTTSQAILKARFAESVGADAIMVIPVSYWKLSDTEIFDYYQAIATATSLPIMVYNNPATSGIDMSPELLVRMFRTIPNVSMVKESSGDIQRMHRLYELSSGELPFYNGSNPLALEALCAGASGWCTAAPNLLGRRPKTLFRLVSSGELAAAQDFFYRQLPLLRLMVTAGIPKVVKAGLVIQGMNAGMPRKPLQGTTTEEQLVLRNLLAEFNR from the coding sequence ATGCAACTTTCCGGTATTATTGCTTACCCAATTACGCCCTTCAGTCATGACGGGGAAAAAATTCAATTTGATGTGCTTGGTCAAACACTGGAAAACCTGATCGATCAAGACTGCGATGCGATTGCGCCACTGGGCAGCACGGGCGAAAGCGCCTATCTCAGCCTGGATGAATGGAAGCAGGTTGCTGAATACACAGTGAAAACGGTGAACCAACGGGTTCCGGTGATGATTGGTATTGGCGAGCTGACCACCAGCCAGGCCATCCTGAAAGCACGGTTTGCTGAATCCGTGGGGGCAGATGCCATCATGGTCATTCCCGTCTCCTACTGGAAGCTCTCGGATACAGAGATCTTTGACTATTATCAGGCGATCGCCACAGCGACATCTCTCCCAATCATGGTCTATAACAATCCGGCCACCAGTGGCATTGATATGTCCCCTGAACTACTGGTCAGGATGTTCCGAACGATTCCGAATGTTTCCATGGTGAAAGAAAGTTCAGGCGATATTCAGAGAATGCACCGGCTTTATGAACTGTCTTCTGGAGAGTTACCCTTTTACAACGGGAGTAATCCTTTAGCGCTTGAAGCCCTCTGTGCCGGAGCCAGTGGATGGTGTACCGCTGCGCCTAATCTGCTGGGCAGACGACCCAAAACTCTGTTCCGGCTGGTTTCTTCAGGTGAGCTCGCAGCCGCACAGGACTTTTTCTACCGGCAGTTGCCGCTTTTAAGATTGATGGTCACCGCAGGTATTCCGAAAGTGGTGAAAGCCGGACTGGTCATTCAAGGCATGAATGCCGGCATGCCAAGAAAACCACTTCAGGGCACAACAACAGAAGAACAACTTGTCTTAAGGAACCTGTTGGCGGAATTCAACCGATAA
- a CDS encoding aldolase: protein MKTATLPKQELMRTAQERMTDLIEDAALTERQKLALTCRILFDKGHDAGLAGQITCRREPSETFLTQRFGLGFDEITAENLLEVDQDLIPLDGEGMANPANRFHTWIYKEHPDVNCIIHTHPTHVAALSMLRMPLTIAQMDTCGLYEDCAFLSNWPGVPVGNEEGVIISKSLGKNRAVLLAHHGQLVVGKTIEEACNLAILIERAAQLQLLAMSAGQIQPLPQSLAREAHDWVSTDKRNKVNFAYYVRQALKNHPDCL from the coding sequence ATGAAAACTGCTACGCTTCCCAAGCAGGAACTCATGCGAACCGCACAGGAACGTATGACCGACCTGATTGAAGATGCCGCCCTCACTGAACGGCAAAAGCTCGCACTCACATGCCGCATTCTGTTTGATAAAGGTCATGACGCCGGTCTGGCCGGACAGATCACCTGCCGCCGGGAACCCTCCGAGACTTTTCTTACGCAGCGGTTTGGACTGGGATTTGATGAAATAACAGCTGAGAACCTGCTTGAGGTTGATCAGGACCTGATCCCGCTGGATGGTGAAGGCATGGCCAACCCGGCAAATCGATTTCATACCTGGATTTACAAAGAGCATCCGGACGTCAACTGCATTATCCATACACATCCGACACACGTCGCGGCTCTATCGATGCTGCGGATGCCCCTGACCATTGCTCAGATGGATACCTGTGGTTTGTATGAAGACTGTGCTTTTCTCAGCAACTGGCCGGGCGTGCCTGTCGGCAATGAAGAAGGCGTCATCATCTCCAAATCACTGGGCAAAAACCGCGCCGTATTACTGGCACACCACGGACAACTGGTTGTCGGTAAAACCATTGAAGAAGCCTGCAACCTGGCCATTCTGATTGAGCGCGCTGCACAGCTGCAGCTGCTCGCGATGTCTGCCGGGCAAATTCAGCCCTTGCCACAGTCCCTGGCGCGTGAAGCCCATGACTGGGTCTCCACGGATAAGCGAAATAAAGTCAATTTTGCTTACTACGTCCGACAAGCACTGAAAAATCACCCTGATTGTCTTTGA